DNA sequence from the Podospora pseudocomata strain CBS 415.72m chromosome 2 map unlocalized CBS415.72m_2.2, whole genome shotgun sequence genome:
agaaaggtAGACCCTACGTCCCggcccaagaggaggatagggcgctcttccgctccctgactagatggggcatgacacaagtaccgacggtagcacacacaaccaaggacctcgaccactgggccCGCTCCCTACAGAACGCCCTCGTAGGCGCGATCAAGGGAGCGGGACgcctgagaagacaagcaggaggcaccACACAATGGTGGAACGAGGAGTGCAAGGAAGCACGCGTGGCGCTGCAGCAGAGCCGTAACGACCCCACACAAGGGGAAGTAGATCGGAAGCAAATGCGCAAGACGTTCGAGACAACggtcaaaaaggcaaaaagagagtactggcaacagaagctcgagcaagcgtcctcgaacaaggacatctacgcagtggcggcatggcacaaggcaaccgacaccttcgccccccctccgctgGTCCACGGGAATAGGACCTATACGGAACCGGGGGAAAAGTTAGAGCTACTTaggagagaggtggttgaaagattcggagaagacggggacaccacagagccttgggctctcgcccaacccaccgacaccaTACAATGGGACAACACGATCTccccggaggaggcaaggagatgcacaatcgggaccacaagcacagcccCCGGCACAGACGACGTCACGGTGGACCTACTACGCGAGGTGTGGCGGGAGGtaggcgacaacatcacggccctcttcagacagtgcctcctcttaggacaccacccgctcccgtttAAAAAGCGGAAACGGTAATGCTTAGGAAaccgggcaaagacaactatACCACGGTCAGAGCGTGGCGCCCGATCGCCCTCCTGTCGTGTATAGGGAAGGGTCTTGAGAGACTGATAGCCAGAAGGATAGGCTTCACCGCACTCAACCAAGAAGTGCTTGGCCCCACCCACATAGGGTCCCTCCCGAGGAGGTCCGCCGAGGACCTCGTTCTGTGCCTTGTACACGACGTCGAGAGagcctggggaaggggtaaggcggcggcgctcctgACAATGGACGTGCAGGGCGCCTTCGACGCGGTCAGAAAGAATAGGCTAGCAGGGAGACTAAGGCAACAGGGCTGGCCACTGAATGTCTGCGAATGGGTACACTCCTTCATGTCACACCGGAGCTCGGCCATGAGACTAGGAgactgcaccctcccccccaggAGAGTGGCGTGCGGACTCCCACAAGGgtcccctgccagcccggtcctcttcgcactcttcctacagccactggtcaaggagctggccggggcgtcggcgtacgcagacgacctcggactgctGGCCGTAGGCAAGAACGCACAGGAGTGTGCGGCAATACTGGAAGCTacggccgaaaaggcggaggcctggggctccaggaatggcgtcgagttcgacccagccaagtgTGAGCTGCTACACCTTACGAAGAGCCGCGCAACTCCCCCTGCAGTAAGGATAGGCAATACGGAGGTGACGCCGAAACAGGAGGTCCGATGGCTAGGTTTCTTCCtggaccccaaactcaacttcaaagcccacgcTAATCGGTGGGCGACGAAGGCACTGAAAATAGCGAACCACCTGCGAGGGCTTAACAAGGTGGTCCGGGgcaccccaccaagagccacggcggaggcggtccgGGCAGTGGTCGTACCTACGGCGACGTATGGGGCGGCGACGTGGTACACCGGGGTAAGGCAGGGAGGACAAACGAATGCGGTCAACAGGGCACTTAAAtgtgcggccagggcggttgtcccGGTCTGGAGAACGACCCCCCTGGGGGCGATCTTCCGCGAGCAGGACCCCCGCCGAAGTGGCGCTCGCCCAcgccagaatctcgatggcggcacggttcaagagcctcgacccccgccacccactgGTCCTCCGGACCCGGCCGATGCCGGAGCCACCCAGGAGGGGCCCCCGGAGGCGTCTCTCGGAGAAGCAAACTAGACTGGAAGCACTTGCGACCCTACTCCCCGACTGCCCCAGGCCGCACCTGGTGCAGTGGACCCTACGGCACCCGGTgcctctgccaagaccagaaaacaaggaactgGGCAAGAGACTCCACGAACAACTGACACTCCTCGCCCCTAGGGACGAGATCCACCTGTTCAGTGACGGATCGAAGGCAGCCCCCGCACGAGGActaccgaagaggacgggctggggctacgtggcgtaccaggatgggcagaagctACACGAGAAccacggaaggctcggggaatccgaggcctttgacggcgaagcggttggggcggcacacgcggtggtgtgggcgcgcgaatacatcagggcgggggcaagaccctcggcggtacggctcttcatcgacaactcggcggtacTATACGGCATCACAGGGCGCCCCTCGGACAACTCCCAGGAGGCGTTCAGGGTTATAGGATACGCGTggaaggaccaccacctgcccccctcACGGTACACTGGGCCCCAGGACATATGGGGATCCAGgggaacgaggaggccgacgttcaggccggcctcgggggggctctcccagacccaacatccccccccgccctgaccgcagtcaaggcaaaggccagggcactgaagagggaggcgtggaactcgtggtggctggcgaacaggCCGACGCGATACGCCCAGCTAATGATCCCGGGACCAGGGAAACGACCCCCCCCGGAGCTCACGCTCGCAAGAAAgaccctacaccacctcctggcggaAAGGACGGGACACGGAGACTACGAGGAGTGCCACCTACGCTTCGGACACGACTCGTATAggacctgccgctgcggccgACCCACGGAAATCGGGCACTTCGCAGAGTGCCCGGCGGCGCGGGCCAGGGGCACTCTGAACAGCGAAATGCGAAAAGCGCTCAGGAGGCCGGATAAGCTCCTGGgcaaggactggaagaaatacgccgagtgggtggaaggctcgggagtgtacgacccagcggaggaagaagaataggacacgtgaccaggcccagattgtaatggcctgaggaaacagcggaaccacagaggagccgtaagccctcggggaccagagccctgaggcaggcaggcctctctctcctttgtaAATAACTCTCTTTTGTGACGCGAAACGCCCTGTCAGCTAGTATTAGCAGTAGTattagaagcttgggccgtccacatccccaaacggggGCCAGGCGAGGTAGGCTCGAGCACGTGACCCCTCGGGGCCACGCGCCACAGTTCGACCCGATTGGACGCTAatagatctctctctctctctctctctctctctctagGCCAGGAAAATACCTGGTACCTATCTCAACTTCCAGCGGACCATACACTTCAGTAAAAATACTGCAAATGTAGAAATGGAGGCAATCTTGCTCCTTGGTCACCTTCCGCCCAAATCATTGTCTCTCCACTACAGGGGGGTgagcccctgagcccctttTATGGGTCCCATgacacaacaacaacagggttagggttaccACACTGCTACATCTCAACGTGTTTTCTCCCAATCCAACTGAACTGTGAACAGTCTCCGCTTATTTCTTTGTGATACACGAACACATGCAGTAGATTCAGGACATGCTGTTGACGTGAAACTTTTGAAAGGTGTGAACACCTGAGCGCTGTTCCTGAGTTGCCGCAGTGGCTTTGTCAACAACTGCCACACGCACTTCTCCGCCAGGGCCATGACTATGGTTTGCTACTACTTTGAATGATAGAAAAAGGCATACTTCAGACGACCTGCGTTTGTGACGTAGGTCTTCACTAGGTACTGTTTGGCCGGCTTCAATCCCCTCGCTGTTTGGTCCTGGCAGGTCCAGAGCAGACAGGGGTCTGGGAATCAGGTGCCTGAGCACAGCAGGTTGGTTGCTCTGAATTATAGACCTAGAGATAGATCATGAAATGAATCAGGCGGTGGATCTTCAACCTTGATGGAATGGATGTGCTCAGTTGTGAAAATGCATACACTCGCCTTTCACCGAATTCGCCGTTGATATGTGATTGATGTTGGTAACATGCGATCTTCTATGAAAGCCCGTAGTCGAGCATGGGGATATTCAACATGTCCGTCGTGGTCAAGTTGAAGTTTCTGCATTTAATATCAAATCCCCATGGTTGTGAATCTCCAGTTGATATGCTCCAAGAAGCCGACATTGGTGACCTTCTAGAAGCTAATTTCAGTACGCACCTCAAGATGCAATGTCGCGCTCAAGACGTCCGAAGAAAGTACCCGCAACTGACCGGGGGGGCATGTGGAAGGTCCGTTCGTTTGCCAGCAAAGGTGAGGCTGTTGAGAAACCACACCCCGCTCGCTGACCGTAAACGGGAGCAACATATCACAACAGTCACCCAATGTCGGAAGGTCGGTGAGATTGTGACACGGCCGTACTCCACCCTTCACTTCCCTGGAGCAAACCAAGGCCCGTTTCACGGCCGCGATCTCCCCATTTTCTTTACACAGCCCGCAAACTCAAACCACTGTCCGTCAGAGCGCAGTTATGAGGTGGCCATCTTGAGATAGCGACGCATCGTTCAGTGGACTAGCTTGAGCTTCCACGTGTATTTATATGTACGAAAATCGCTTCACTGGGCTATTTACCCAGTCCCTTTCCGTCACACTCAGAAATCAACAGACCGAGTCATCGCCAAAATTACAAAATCACTCTCGCCGCTGACATCATGCACGTCTCCAACCTAAGCCTCGCGGCGACCGCGTTCCTAGCCATTGAAGTTCAAGCCGCGCCAGCCACACAAGCCACAACCAATGCCCTCCACGTTGGTACCCAGAACAGCCCCGTCGGCCACCACTGTGGAGTCTCGACCTACCTGAACTACCTCAGCACCTCTCTGGTCGATGACTGTCTGACGATGCTCGACAACCTTTCGCCTGAttctggtggtggcggtgaagatggtTTGAACAGAGGCGATATGGACTGGTGAGTCAAGTCAGACTCTAACCTTGCTACTCTAACGTTTATGCTTTGCAGGACCATCGTCGGAGACTTTCACCGGGAGATTGGCAAATACTCAACCTGCGCGTTCGGCTGCCATGTCACCTACCCCCAAGGTGCCCTCGCTATGATCGGTATCGATGATGTTCGCCGTGTGGTGCAGAGGTCGATCGAGATGTTCAAGCATGCGGGCGATGGGGGAGATAAAGTTGGAGCTCAGGGGGATTTTGAGTGCGACTTTGCTGGCTCGGCTGGGAAGACGGTCAGTTGGTATCTTTTCAACCCGATCATTAACTCGAcgtgttttggtggtgggccaTGGtctggatgatggtgagaggGGAGTTGGGTGGGCAAGGTTAGTTTTTGGAAATAGTGTTAGGGTACTGCTGGCGGACTTATACACTGTTTTAGGGCTGGGAGAAGTGATATCCCTGTCTGACAGCTAAGACTCTAAAATAATTGATCATCTGTTTGCCCTTAATGGGCTGATATCATGTCACTTCCACATAGGCTACTTTGAGGTATGTCTCGACACTCAACAAAGCTTCCTTCAGTGACCTTCGGTCGGAACTATATTGCAAAAGCCTCTTTCTCACTCTTCTATAGTTCCCT
Encoded proteins:
- a CDS encoding uncharacterized protein (EggNog:ENOG503P8IB; COG:S) translates to MHVSNLSLAATAFLAIEVQAAPATQATTNALHVGTQNSPVGHHCGVSTYLNYLSTSLVDDCLTMLDNLSPDSGGGGEDGLNRGDMDWTIVGDFHREIGKYSTCAFGCHVTYPQGALAMIGIDDVRRVVQRSIEMFKHAGDGGDKVGAQGDFECDFAGSAGKTVSWYLFNPIINSTCFGGGPWSG